In Herbaspirillum seropedicae, a single window of DNA contains:
- a CDS encoding ATP-binding protein, which yields MTAADAVAKRRTLRERWQRLRQGEQNPAGHQNMLLLIQLRWLAVLGQVSTIAFVVLVFDLHLPLPHMLEVLSCLVAFNIASHLRWHERRIATNAELFLALLVDVAVLTFQLYLSGGITNPFAFLYLMQIILSAVLLKPWSSWAIVGVTMLCLAGLALFSEPLALPPDHNAGLLSLYVEGTLICFLLNAGLMVFFITRISSNLRAGDALLADLRQRAAEEDHIVRMGLLASGAAHELGTPLATVSVILGDWKRMPEISQRQDMLDDIAEMEAQLQRCKSIVSGVLLSAGQARGESSIKTTLNTFLDSVAEDWRKSRPVAVFDYQNLIGQDLPVAFDSAIKQMLGNVLDNAFEVSPHWLSLEVRREGGLLLMEVSDQGPGFPEWMINQIGKPYQSTKGKPGRGLGLFFVVNVARKLGGRVWASNLPGAGARVTLELPLSAISLEADAEPVVGSATPAFPSGA from the coding sequence ATGACCGCCGCCGACGCCGTCGCCAAGCGCAGGACGCTGAGGGAACGCTGGCAGCGCCTGCGCCAGGGCGAACAGAACCCGGCCGGCCACCAGAACATGCTGCTGCTGATCCAGCTGCGCTGGCTGGCGGTGCTGGGGCAGGTGTCCACCATCGCCTTCGTGGTGCTGGTGTTCGACCTGCACCTGCCGCTGCCGCACATGCTGGAAGTGCTGTCCTGCCTGGTGGCCTTCAACATCGCCAGCCACCTGCGCTGGCACGAGCGGCGCATCGCCACCAATGCCGAGCTGTTCCTGGCCTTGCTGGTGGATGTGGCGGTGCTGACCTTCCAGCTCTATCTCAGCGGCGGCATCACCAATCCCTTCGCCTTCCTGTACCTGATGCAGATCATCCTCTCGGCCGTGCTGCTCAAGCCCTGGTCGAGCTGGGCCATCGTCGGCGTGACCATGCTCTGCCTGGCCGGGCTGGCGCTGTTCTCCGAGCCGCTGGCGCTGCCGCCGGACCACAATGCGGGGCTGCTGAGCCTGTATGTGGAAGGCACGCTGATCTGCTTCCTGCTCAATGCCGGGCTGATGGTGTTCTTCATCACCCGCATCAGCAGCAACCTGCGCGCCGGCGACGCCTTGCTGGCCGACCTGCGCCAGCGCGCCGCCGAAGAGGATCACATCGTGCGCATGGGCTTGCTCGCCTCGGGCGCCGCCCACGAGCTGGGCACGCCCCTGGCCACGGTGTCGGTGATCCTGGGCGACTGGAAGCGCATGCCCGAGATCAGCCAGCGCCAGGACATGCTGGACGACATCGCCGAAATGGAAGCACAGCTGCAGCGCTGCAAATCCATCGTCAGCGGCGTGCTGCTCTCGGCCGGGCAGGCGCGCGGCGAGTCTTCCATCAAGACCACCCTCAACACCTTCCTCGACAGCGTCGCCGAGGACTGGCGCAAGAGCCGTCCGGTGGCAGTGTTCGATTACCAGAACCTGATCGGGCAAGACCTGCCGGTAGCCTTCGACTCGGCCATCAAGCAGATGCTGGGCAATGTGCTGGACAATGCCTTCGAGGTCTCGCCGCACTGGCTGTCGCTGGAAGTGCGGCGGGAAGGGGGCTTGCTGCTCATGGAGGTCTCCGACCAGGGACCGGGCTTCCCGGAATGGATGATCAACCAGATCGGCAAGCCCTACCAGTCCACCAAGGGCAAGCCGGGGCGCGGCCTGGGCCTGTTCTTCGTGGTCAACGTCGCGCGCAAGCTGGGCGGACGGGTCTGGGCCAGCAACCTGCCCGGTGCGGGCGCACGCGTGACGCTGGAGCTGCCGCTGTCGGCCATCAGCCTGGAAGCCGACGCCGAGCCTGTCGTCGGCAGCGCGACACCCGCTTTTCCGAGCGGTGCTTGA
- a CDS encoding response regulator transcription factor: MPADRLLLIIEDDAAFARTLGRSFERRGYTVLLAASQEEAAQHLQQHRPGYAVVDLKLGGNASGLACVQMLHAHDEDMLIVVLTGFASITTAVEAIKLGACQYLAKPSNTDDIEAAFGHVAGVSEVELPARATSIKTLEWERIHEVLVDTDFNISETARRLGMHRRTLARKLEKQRVK, from the coding sequence ATGCCGGCTGATCGCCTGCTTCTGATCATTGAGGATGACGCCGCCTTCGCACGCACCTTGGGGCGCTCGTTCGAACGCCGGGGCTACACCGTCCTGCTCGCCGCCAGCCAGGAAGAGGCGGCCCAGCACCTGCAGCAACACCGTCCGGGTTATGCCGTGGTCGACCTCAAGCTGGGCGGCAACGCCTCCGGCCTGGCCTGCGTACAGATGCTGCACGCCCATGACGAGGACATGCTCATCGTCGTGCTGACCGGCTTTGCCAGCATCACCACGGCGGTCGAGGCCATCAAGCTGGGCGCATGCCAATACCTGGCCAAACCCTCCAATACCGACGACATCGAAGCCGCCTTCGGCCACGTGGCCGGGGTCTCCGAGGTCGAGTTGCCGGCGCGCGCCACCTCCATCAAGACGCTGGAATGGGAGCGCATCCACGAAGTGCTGGTGGACACCGACTTCAACATCTCCGAGACCGCACGGCGGCTGGGCATGCATAGACGCACCCTGGCGCGCAAGCTGGAAAAGCAGCGCGTGAAATAA
- a CDS encoding ABC transporter substrate-binding protein, translating into MGSVAARAQDTIRIGEINSYKAQPAFLEPYRRGWEMALDEINASGGVLGKKLEVIARDDNGNPGDSVRVAEELMARERVALLFGGFLSNTGLALTDYAKQHRVFFLAAEPLTDKIVWQNGNKYTYRLRPSTSMLVASVVKEAVKLKKKRWAIVYPNYEYGQSAVASFKTLMKQAQPDVEFVAEQAPPLGKIDAGAVTQALADAKPDAIFNALFAADLGKFVREGNTRGLFEQVDVVSLLTGEPEYLDPLKGEAPQNWIVTGYPWYAIHTPEHKKFVEAYRKKFNDYPRNGSLVGYSALMSIAAGLRKAGSTDADRLAAAFSGLKVETPVASIVYRPQDHQSTLGAFVGRTGLKEGRGVMTSFTYIDGAALQLPDAEVKKLRAPD; encoded by the coding sequence ATGGGCAGCGTCGCTGCGCGCGCCCAGGACACCATCAGGATCGGCGAGATCAACAGCTACAAGGCCCAGCCGGCCTTCCTGGAACCGTACCGCCGGGGCTGGGAAATGGCCCTGGACGAAATCAATGCCAGCGGCGGCGTGCTGGGCAAGAAGCTCGAAGTCATCGCCCGCGACGACAACGGCAACCCCGGCGACTCGGTGCGCGTGGCCGAGGAATTGATGGCGCGCGAGCGCGTCGCCTTGCTGTTTGGCGGTTTTCTCTCCAATACCGGCCTGGCGCTGACCGATTACGCCAAGCAGCACAGGGTCTTCTTCCTCGCCGCCGAACCGCTGACCGACAAGATCGTCTGGCAGAACGGCAACAAGTACACCTACCGCCTGCGCCCCTCGACCTCCATGCTGGTTGCCTCGGTGGTCAAGGAAGCAGTCAAGTTGAAGAAGAAGCGCTGGGCCATCGTCTATCCCAACTATGAATACGGCCAGTCCGCCGTCGCCAGCTTCAAGACCCTGATGAAGCAGGCCCAGCCGGACGTGGAATTTGTCGCCGAACAGGCGCCGCCGCTGGGCAAGATCGATGCTGGCGCGGTCACCCAGGCGCTGGCCGACGCCAAGCCGGACGCCATCTTCAATGCGCTCTTCGCTGCCGACCTCGGCAAGTTCGTGCGCGAAGGCAATACCCGCGGGCTGTTCGAGCAGGTGGACGTGGTCTCGCTGCTGACGGGCGAGCCCGAGTATCTCGATCCCCTCAAGGGCGAAGCACCGCAGAACTGGATCGTCACCGGTTACCCCTGGTATGCGATCCACACGCCGGAACACAAGAAGTTCGTCGAGGCCTATCGCAAGAAATTCAATGACTATCCGCGCAACGGTTCCCTGGTGGGCTATAGCGCGCTGATGTCCATCGCCGCCGGCCTGCGCAAGGCCGGCAGCACCGACGCCGACCGTCTGGCCGCCGCCTTCTCCGGCTTGAAGGTGGAAACGCCGGTGGCCTCCATCGTCTACCGCCCGCAGGACCATCAATCCACCCTGGGCGCATTCGTGGGCCGCACCGGCCTCAAGGAGGGCCGTGGCGTCATGACCAGCTTCACCTATATCGATGGCGCGGCGCTGCAGTTGCCCGATGCCGAGGTGAAGAAGCTGCGTGCGCCGGACTGA